Within Carassius gibelio isolate Cgi1373 ecotype wild population from Czech Republic chromosome A16, carGib1.2-hapl.c, whole genome shotgun sequence, the genomic segment GAGCGGCACTAGAACAGTCCCCATGTAGAAAGAAAAGAGTGGCGTCATGGTGACAGCATTGTAGAAAGACACCTCTTCCTTCTCACAGTCCAGGAAGATGCCGATGCGGATGGGGAGGGTGTATGAGAGCACCTTTGTGGGCTTTGGGTGGGTGCAGGCTGTGATCAAGCCATTTCTGAGGGACAGTGTCCACAGTCCGTTTAATGTGGAGGAAGAGTCCATCTCTCCCCGGGGTATGTCCGCTCTGGCCACACCCACTCGCCAGGCAGTCTTTCCTTTCACTTCCACCTCCCAGTAATGACGGCCATAAGTGAAGGCCTCTGACCCCATCACACAATAATAGAAGTGGAAGCGCTTCGGGTTCCTTTCGGCTGGGTTCTCGTTAGGCTGCACCTTGTCTTCCTCGAACGTCGCTGAAGTTCTCTCAGCAGACAAGGTCAGGTAGGGATGTGCCGTTTCAGGGTCAAAAGTCAACGTGGATATGTCTGtgtatgcaaataaaatattcagaatGAATTAATATTATGTAGTACAGTAATTTTTATGTAACAAACAATACACATTTAACTTGCAGTTAGTAGACTATAGTAGTGGTGTTccgttggtaaaaaaaaaaattaaaaaaaaaatatatatatatatatatataacttacatttttcttcttttagagtCTCCTGTTTGAATAACATGGACTGATTTTCTTCTTCCAGTGACTGACTATAGCACGTAATAGCACGCAAGCATTTTCAAGTAGCAAATCATACATTCATTCTAGTGAATGTACTATATACCTCCTTCACTGAATTAGTTAGGGATTTGAGTCTGAACGGCTTGAATGGACACCGTTACTGCATCCAAAATCAAATAGGCTTCTCTActatacagtatttgaaaaacagTATGCCAAAAGTGTGGTCATATTCATCAGTATTCAAATTCATAGTATTTGAAAAAAAGTTGTACTTGGGTAGAgggatgttttcatgtgtttccAGATCCGGTACTGAATGGGGCCCACAAACTGACTGGAGAGAATTTCGCTGTCTACTGGGGGAGGACGATTGAAATTCACCTCACATCTAATAAAGATAAACAATGAAATCTGAACAAGAACAGAGGCAGATGGTGAACAGAATGAGAAAAGTAACaacaatgattattattatgagaATTAGAGACCAAGTGAGAAACAATACATAGAAAAGACACTTGCCTTTTAAGAAGCTCCTTGATTTCCTAAATGGATGTAAAAATATAGTGTTTAGAGCAAGAATGGGCAGCAGTCAGCTCTTCAGATTCCTCACTCTTTCAATCATGTGATTGTTTAGGCACTTGATCTGAACGGCATCAGATGGCATCTAGCATTTTCTGTGGGTGTCAACTGCATGAACTATGAAACTAACTCTGTTAGTAGCTTACAGTAAATATGTGATGTGGTCAGAGTAGATTATTTCATAGTAGTTAAATGCacactaataaaatatttttattttaaattagacagTCCATAGAGGATAAGGAATTGCTCCTCTCCCAGTGCAGTTCTCTACTTAATTAAAgctcaaaaataaagatttaactCTTTAGTCTGTCAGACAACTTAAAATGGAAATCCACCTTCAAAAGTTTGAGGCTGTCATCTTCCCGGAGTTTGCAGTTCAGAGTCTCAATGGCTTTCTCTAGATCTCTACTCTGCATGGcaatctttttctctctttcttttaagATCTTCACTCGTTTGTCCCTTTCCTTCCTCAGCCGTTCTAGGTctgtctcttcctcctcatccagGAAACGATGGAGGTTTTGGAACTCTGCTCGAATTTCACGTTCTATTGATTCAAATCTGTTCTGTGAGAGAGCAGAAAAAGAGACATTAATAATGACTTAATGAGAAACACGGAGGAAGAGAGACTAAAAACTCTGGAGAAAAGAGCGGGTTGAGGTTAGCTTGATAATTCAGTTATTACTCAAATTTAATACCAGAAATTGTTTATTAAGTGTTTATTATACAACTTATGCCAAATGCCAAATCAGATGATGACATGCATCAAgagttatttaaatatgaatcttaACTGTTTCTGAACAGGCCATATTGAAAGCTCTAAAAGGTTGCACCTTCATTCATGAAAATATATAACTTCTTTATATTTTTGGAAGGGGTGATCACATTGccagagtttattttttatatatattgacacatatttttgttttttgagttATCTTTCCATGTCAGTCAGTAAGTGTTGTTTTGAAGAAAAGTCCATTAAtactcatttaaatataaatattactaagTTAAATCAGGCAGTACCTCGACCTCCAGTGCGTTCACAAATGCCTCATTCTCAGCCTCGTTACATTCATCAATTTCATGTTTGATCTTTTTAATCGCCTGAATAAGCTTCTCCTGAAACACAACCAGGCACAAAGTCAGTTTGTCGTGTAATAAACTGACTTAGCAAGTACACTAATCAGATTATGTAACAGTTTGCATAGTTAGCCCTAAATTTAATCCCAAACAACAGAATTTCCTTTTATACCAAATAACACTTGTGTCACTTTAAACCTTCTAGAAATAGAAACCGTTCACACTGTGTATTTCACCTTGCCATGACGTATGAAGGTGACATTTTATTCTTACCTTTTGGGCACCAAGGAGAGAGTTAAAGTTGTTCTTTAGGTCCTTCATGTGATTTGTGTGCATTCCAGTTTAACGTGTCAAAACAaagcagacagtgtgtgtgtgtgtgtgtgtgtgtgagagagagagagaaatagagagagaaaaagcgggagatatatatatatatatagagagagtggGGTTAAATCAAACTGAGTGATAGATGTGTATTAGAAAGAcacttacagagagagagagggaggggagaAGGAAGGACAACGGCAATACGAAGGCAATATATCAAAGGAAGGCAACAGACTGATTGGTTCAGAGGCTGGAGGTGACCAACACATTCAACTGatctaaaaaagttttttttttattattttttttttttcataaatacaatataatatctgGAATGGTTTTGACTTTACATGATAGGATGTAAACAAAGGAGAAGAAAAGCAAAGGGCGGTATTGTGGGGTCCACAGCTGTTTCTCTGAACCACACGAGTGATTTATGGAATTGAGGGAAGATATTCTATTTCTGTCTGCGACAAGAACCAACGTCAGAGAACAGAGGCAGACTATTAAAGGCAGCAAGACAGACAGAAGGGCTGGTGAGGGGCTTATATTTCACTCTCTAAATGGTCTGATACAAAgattttgttttctgtgtgtgtgtgtaaatgcacAAATTATATATAACTGCAAAGAAAGAACAACTATGTGTCTGTTGTATGTACAAACAGAGGAAGACTATGTTTCATAAAGTGTCAAGCACAAATTTTTCAAACATATCTGTGGGATAGTTGAGGGCAGAGTTGTATGGACAAGAAAAAAATCCTTTTTTgggataccccccccccccccacccccttctCTGTAAACTGCTAAACCAAGGCAATGTATTATTAAAGGACCTGTCCTGAGTATCTGACTGCTGGGATGCAGATTCAGTAAAAGAGAGAGTGCcatcattttaatgaataataGTCACATGCAGCACATACAATGCACTTACAGGACATTTAAGATTTGTAGAAATTAATGATACTGggcagtctctctttctctctctctccctttcttctTTGAGACCAAGGGGCCTGAGATATTTTCACTGCCAATTAATTCTACTACAATGATgataaaactgaactattttaggGCTAAAAGAAAGCAGTCTAGGTGTGTTCGGtaacttttatgttttttaacacttaatttaaattcattcaaaacacttataaatcatacaaaatgagtttttttgagaaagtaaaaatgcacaaagtttcctgcgAGGGTTAGGTGtatggttggtgtagggccataggaTATACAGTTTCTagagaataaaaaccattacgcagatgggatgtccccacttttcacaaaaacaagcatgtgtgtgcatatatatatatatatatatatatatatatatatatatatatatatatatatatatatatatatatatatatatatatatatatatatatatatggttacactttattttagtggccaattctcactattacctaGATGCTTATTATCATGTCTGTTATTAACATAtaggttgtttattagtacttataaagcacttatccttcatgaccatattctacattcctaatcctaacccaaacctaaatttaacaactatcTTACAAACTATTAATACGCAGCAAATTagttcatagttaatggtttgataatagcgagaattggaccataaaatatagtgtgaccttttttctttttaaattaataaattatatgttcTCCTCCAATACAATCATAAGTATTGGGggtacaaataaaaaacaattgtgtCGTGAAGTTTATTGATGCCCCCTAGTGGACACCGACCCCCTGAAcagaaattattacatttttgtttagttttaaacgTAAATTTATTACGTgcatataattcattttaatgcatttattaatgtgaacagaactgaattttatattatgttgttatttttatggGGATGTGCTCTAACAAAGGATTGTCGAGAaagaactaaattaaatcaaggaTACTCGAGCAATATGATGAACTTTGAAATCAGCATTTGTttagaaatacagaaatacatgacTAATGACTGCAAAACCCGTTTCCTGTACGAGTTACGTTGAAAGCGGAAGTAAACAAAGAGCACATCGCGGTTCAGTAACGTTACAGTACCTGACATGCGAGGGATTGTGTGTTTATTGTCGTTGTTAAATGTCCTGTAATTTTGTTCGTCATAGTAACGTTATAGTTTATCAAATTATAATTATCTAATgataaatacataatttgttCATTCTTTAGCTTGCTGAATATGCAGCTTTAGCATGGCTAGCAGAGCAGCAGTAGTTTTAAAATCAATTCCAGTCTCTTAAAATTTCTGGACAGACATAGACATTAAAATTTGGAGGACAACAGTACAGTTTCGGTGTCAAACCCATATAAACTAGCAAAACCATTTGAAAACGACGGTAAATCTTCGTTTAAGATATAGAAATGAACGGGCAAGCTGAAGTAGAGGTGGATTACaagagaaaatacaaaaatctCAAACGCAAGTTAAAGTTTCTGGTATATGTGAGTATCTTTTTCGTCattgttatatttattgttttggtCAATTTAGATTGTTACCCTCTGTCCTCATTTCTGTGTTCAGGAGCAAGAGTGTTTTCAGGAGGAGCTGAGAAGAGGTCAGAGGAAACTATTAAAAGTTTCTAGAGACAAAAGGTAGAACCTGTAGTCTTACTAGCACAGTTATCAAGTGCTTCACCCTTGTTTGACCTACATGCAAAGAATTAAACACTTCTACTTGTGTCAGTTTTCTGTTGGACAGACTGTTGCAGTATGAAAGGGTGGATGAAGAATCTTCTGGTAGGTCTCTGATGAAAATGCTTGTCTGCAAACATCTAGGGATCTTAAAGGAATTTTGTGAGCAAAGAGTGTTTTGTTTCCAGATTCTGATGCAACAGTTTCCTCAGACAGCGATGGAGAAGGAGCCCGGGAGAGAGACAGGGAAGCAGGGAAGAAGTGAGTTTGCAGCAAGTGATTGTCAAATTTTACCTTATTGAAATGTACAAAGTACTATTCAAACATTTGGGCTCAGAAAGATTCATTATTTTACaaggatacatttatttgatcaaaagttacagtaaagagagttgcattattacaattgtattttaaatactgatcttttgaattttctattcaccaaaaaatcctgaaaaaaattgtcATGGCTTTCACATAAAATACTAAgcagtttttaacattgataataataagatgtttcttgagcacaaaatcagcatattataatgatttctgaaggagcatgtgacactgaagactggaataatgatgcgcaaaaatcagctttgcatcactggaacTCATAGGCAGTGACAGATAATGCACTTTTGAATAGATTTGAATAATTTGTTTTTTAGCTTTTAAGACGCATATCTTAggttaattaaataaacatacctaactaaaataaaacattgatttgAAATTTTTCTTGGGGCTAGATTAAATCACAGAGACAATTGTGGCAATGCTCCTGTTTTGCTCTTATCGAAGTTTTGTCAAGCTAACATATTCTTATCACTTCTCCTAATGACATTTCTTGTTTTACTTTTATAGCTCTGTGTCTTCAATAAGTCtattgattttgtttgtttgtttttttagaaggAGGAGTCCTGGAGTTCCTTCCGTCCCTTCGTCCTCATCCCCTCATCTCTCATTCCTGTCCCACTCTGGTGCAGGTCCTCTCCAGTCATCTTCTCCAGCACAGTACCTCAACACTGTGAGTACATCACACCTCCATGTGCGCTCACATGTCTCATACTGTACATACCGCACTCATGTTTTTCAGTTAGTCACATTGTTTTTGTCACCTgataatttctcattttattcattttttttttctctctttttgtctttGTATCACCTCACCTGGTTTACATGGACTTCACACACGTCACTCTGGGTACTCTGGGTGTGTCTGTGGGAATGTTTGCTACTCTTTGGtggccttgtgtgtgtgtgtgtttatatgtgtgtgattCTGGGTGAGCAGTTACCCTTCCCTCCTGAGTATTTGGCTCCCTCTGCTGAGCGagtgaagaaagagagaaaaactaAACTGGCCAAACACAGGAAAGATGGTTCAGGGAAGGTGAGAGAGGGCCATGGAGAAAATGCAATGGCCTAGACTGATGTGGCTTTTATTGCTGCACTGTTTGTCATGTCCTTTAATAATCATTGttacaataaaacatttctcTTTATGCATTTTAGTTGCATATGCTTTTGATTTGCAGTCTAATACCAAACATTTCTCTGCTTCTCGCGCTTATTCAGGTGGTTGGCCCACTCACCTCCAGTTACCCTgcgggcagtggtgcagctgggGGTGCGAGTGGGCCGTTCAGCTGGGTCCCACAGCAGATGCTGAGTGAGGATGCagccgaggaggaggaggagagtgaAGGAGAGAGTGAccgaggagaggaggagagaggagagggtgATGAGCCAGAGCTGGTTATTGACATACCCAATGAGTGAAGGTAATAGAAAAACACAGGCTTCTGCCAGCATTTAGCAGGAGCTTTAATTGAatcaaaaaaacacaagttaCTTTTCCAGAGCACAACAATAAGATAATGTGATCTAGCTGTCTAACATACACTATATCAAAAGTTAGGGGTCGATAAGATTGTTTaaaaaagatgtaacttttttttttaaatagtctcTTGCGGTAACCAgtcctgcatttatttttatcaatataacaataaaactaatattataaaattctaaaatatatctTATTGTTTTGATGCCagagcttaattttcagcatcattactccagtcttcagtgttacgtggtccttcagaaatcattataatatgcagatttgctgcacaagaaaccttttttttttttttttttttttttgtggaaaccatgataaaaaaaatttcaggattctttgatgactaaaaagttataattattaataaattgtttgaagtagaaatcttttgtaacaatgaaAAAGTCTTTACTGACGTTTTTTAATCAGTTGAATACATCCTTGGTCAgtcaaagtattaatttcttttaaataaaacaatcttaccccaaacttttgaacagaagtgtgtATGTAGTTTCgttaaatggcaaaaatgacttttattttggtatGAATGTTTTGAAAACTACAGATGTTTTGCTTCATTGCTTTCTAAGAATAGAGTGTTTATTATGgaagaagaaaaatgtaattctgtAAGTCATAATAAGGAGAAACTTTGTCATTATGACATAGTATCTCGTTATATTGAGAAACtttctcataataatgagaaaattGCTCATAATATTGACTTTGTTTCTCATAATGATGACTTAGTTTTTCATAACAATGAGAAACTTTCTCGAAATAATGACTTtatccagaaaaaaacaaaacgcaACACAAGAGTgacagcatgctagaaacatctgTTGGTCAGAGCAATGCAGGAGCAGTGCAAACATTGCTTTTTCTGTAACCTAAGGTGTATAATGCCATTATGTGTCATTAAATAATGATTTCAGATTAATGATCTGCATGTAGTCTTTTGTTAATTTGTAGCATTTACCAATAAGTTACTCTGCCAGCATGATAGTTCATGGCTtcatatatagacaaaaaaaatcacACGCATTTTATGAAGATACATATCTATGCTTCAGTGCCCCACACTGCTTCTTGCAGGACATGTGAacgtaaaaaaaatgcttaatgtggcTAAAAGTACAATGACAAATTCAGGATACAATATTATTGATCATGCAGGCAAGCATAAGAGCCCAgaatttgaacacaaaaaaagttgcACATTATGTGTTTTCCTATAGAAAACCATTATAGAAAATGCATAAGCGCTGCTATTTTGGGTTGCATTCATATTTTGGCTCCATCTGAATGCCTGTATATACAATATGGATGTTCTTTAACAGCTGCACTGAATTTGGTTCTGTCTTTGTACTTTAAGCATTTTTATCATTAAGAGTTTGTCTTGCAAGAAGTGGGATGCTGAAGACCAAGAGGTTGCTCTGATAACAAACAATGAGGCTTTGTGCTTTTGAAATGAGGCTTACTGTATGAACATTGTATGCATGTGATGCATGAAAGGGACagctaataaaactaataaatcatcgaaataaacatctttaaattaagtttatatgtgtaatgtatttaatttcttcATTAAATGCCTGGATTTCTTAACTGGAAAGGATCAGTCTGGAAAATTTGAAGCCATAACTATCTGGCAGGGTAACAATGTTAGATGCAGATAATTTGTCTGAAATCACTATTTAATGAGAGGTAATAGCATTATACACTTTAGATTACAGAACAAGCAATGTTTGCGGTGTTCCTGCATGGCTCTGACCAACAGATGTCTCTTGTGTTCTGCATGCTtcgattatgatttctttttttttaagattttttttttttttttggatgtacatatacatatatatgtcattattatgataaaataagtaattattatgagaatgttttaaatataatgaaaaagtttctcattattatgacttacaaaatcatatttttctcaactgtggtggaaacgggcttccatagttTATGGATTTTGAGTTAAATAATAGAGAAAAATATTGTTGTAAAAGAATGCTTACCATTTAATCAATATATTTAACAacatattttatatgattttatctaataaatataaaaatacattgcttataataattaaaaataataattgatcatTTTATTTGTGGTGAAAGTGTTGGCAGGAATTGTTTCTTATTGTTGATCTCTGTTTTATGAACCTGTTTTGCACACCTTACATAAACATATTATTGGACAATTCAGATCCTTCCAGGATAGGCAGGTACTCTATTTATCCTGTGTGGAAAATTGGAGATTGACCAAGTGAAAAGGATTTTGTGATTCGTCATTAAGAAAATTGGATCTGTGTTATGTTGGTGTTTAGTTGTATAACAGACTGAGTGACAAAAAACCTTCCTGACTCATCGTGGATACTGGATAGGCTTATTTTTTATAGACTGCTGAGCTGCAGTGTATTAGGTTTAAGTATTCCTTAAATGTATAGTAATGTG encodes:
- the LOC128030213 gene encoding zinc-binding protein A33-like, which gives rise to TGMHTNHMKDLKNNFNSLLGAQKEKLIQAIKKIKHEIDECNEAENEAFVNALEVENRFESIEREIRAEFQNLHRFLDEEEETDLERLRKERDKRVKILKEREKKIAMQSRDLEKAIETLNCKLREDDSLKLLKEIKELLKRCEVNFNRPPPVDSEILSSQFVGPIQYRIWKHMKTSLYPNISTLTFDPETAHPYLTLSAERTSATFEEDKVQPNENPAERNPKRFHFYYCVMGSEAFTYGRHYWEVEVKGKTAWRVGVARADIPRGEMDSSSTLNGLWTLSLRNGLITACTHPKPTKVLSYTLPIRIGIFLDCEKEEVSFYNAVTMTPLFSFYMGTVLVPLYPFYNPCDQDKGKNCAPLSIFHPSL
- the LOC128031231 gene encoding INO80 complex subunit E isoform X2; this encodes MNGQAEVEVDYKRKYKNLKRKLKFLVYEQECFQEELRRGQRKLLKVSRDKSFLLDRLLQYERVDEESSDSDATVSSDSDGEGARERDREAGKKRRSPGVPSVPSSSSPHLSFLSHSGAGPLQSSSPAQYLNTVVGPLTSSYPAGSGAAGGASGPFSWVPQQMLSEDAAEEEEESEGESDRGEEERGEGDEPELVIDIPNE
- the LOC128031231 gene encoding INO80 complex subunit E isoform X1; amino-acid sequence: MNGQAEVEVDYKRKYKNLKRKLKFLVYEQECFQEELRRGQRKLLKVSRDKSFLLDRLLQYERVDEESSDSDATVSSDSDGEGARERDREAGKKRRSPGVPSVPSSSSPHLSFLSHSGAGPLQSSSPAQYLNTLPFPPEYLAPSAERVKKERKTKLAKHRKDGSGKVVGPLTSSYPAGSGAAGGASGPFSWVPQQMLSEDAAEEEEESEGESDRGEEERGEGDEPELVIDIPNE